In Candidatus Nealsonbacteria bacterium DGGOD1a, one DNA window encodes the following:
- the frr gene encoding ribosome recycling factor, which yields MDYKEVIKRVQPEFDKATVYLDRELAKIRTGRASASIIEDMVIECFDQKFPLKQLAMISIPEPRQIVVQPWDKSYFEPIQKAIESSQLGLSPAAEGAVIRITMPDLTSDYRQSLVKVISKVQEDTRQAIRRARDDAWSQIQRLEREGEVREDDKFRAKDELQKLIDNYGKKIEEAGDRKKKEVSE from the coding sequence ATGGATTATAAAGAAGTAATCAAAAGAGTTCAGCCGGAGTTCGACAAGGCAACGGTTTATTTGGATCGGGAATTGGCCAAGATTCGGACCGGAAGGGCGAGCGCGTCGATCATTGAAGATATGGTGATCGAGTGTTTTGACCAGAAGTTTCCGCTGAAACAGCTGGCGATGATTTCGATTCCGGAGCCGCGGCAGATCGTGGTTCAACCGTGGGACAAATCTTATTTCGAGCCGATACAAAAAGCCATTGAATCGTCGCAACTGGGTTTGTCGCCCGCGGCCGAAGGCGCGGTGATCCGCATTACGATGCCGGATTTGACCAGCGATTACCGCCAGAGTTTGGTGAAAGTGATTTCCAAAGTGCAGGAAGACACTCGCCAAGCGATTCGCCGGGCGCGCGATGATGCTTGGTCGCAAATACAGAGACTGGAGCGCGAAGGCGAAGTTCGCGAAGACGATAAATTCAGAGCCAAGGACGAACTCCAGAAATTGATTGACAACTACGGCAAAAAGATCGAAGAGGCCGGAGACAGGAAGAAGAAGGAAGTCTCCGAATAA
- a CDS encoding rod shape-determining protein translates to MKLGIDLGTRNSLVFVPKKGVVLQEPSVVAVDLDENKILAVGREANEMIGRTPDAIRVYRPMKDGVIADFVVTQAMIRYFINEVSGKFHFFKPELVISVPAGITSTERRAVLEAGMNAGAKAVYLCKEPILSAIGAGIPIHSCSGNMIVDIGGGTTEVAVISLGGIVNFQSLRVAGDKMDAAIADYVKRKHNLAIGDQTTEDIKINIGTAIPEKDPKVLEIRGRDLVSGLPRTVKINSNEVCESVQDSLVEIMQTIKAVLRETPPELSADIMDKGMVLAGGSSLLANLAELVTNSIGVPCAVADNALLCVAKGTGAVLENLDFYKKSIMTKK, encoded by the coding sequence ATGAAATTAGGAATTGACTTGGGAACGAGGAATTCATTGGTGTTTGTGCCGAAAAAGGGAGTGGTTCTGCAGGAGCCTTCCGTGGTTGCGGTTGATCTGGACGAGAATAAAATTCTGGCCGTGGGGCGCGAAGCCAACGAGATGATCGGCCGGACTCCGGACGCTATCCGGGTTTACCGGCCGATGAAAGACGGAGTTATCGCCGATTTTGTCGTAACGCAGGCGATGATACGCTATTTTATCAACGAGGTTTCGGGAAAGTTCCATTTTTTCAAGCCGGAGCTGGTAATCAGCGTGCCGGCCGGAATCACTTCCACCGAACGCCGCGCCGTGCTTGAAGCCGGGATGAACGCGGGCGCCAAGGCGGTTTATCTTTGCAAGGAACCGATCCTTTCGGCGATCGGCGCCGGGATTCCCATTCACTCTTGTTCGGGCAATATGATCGTTGACATTGGCGGCGGCACCACGGAAGTGGCGGTGATTTCGCTGGGCGGGATCGTTAATTTTCAGTCGTTGCGCGTGGCGGGCGATAAAATGGACGCGGCCATTGCCGATTATGTGAAGCGAAAGCATAATTTGGCCATCGGCGACCAGACTACCGAAGATATCAAAATCAATATCGGCACGGCGATTCCCGAAAAGGACCCCAAGGTGTTGGAGATTCGCGGCCGCGATTTGGTGAGCGGATTGCCGCGCACCGTTAAAATAAATTCAAACGAAGTGTGCGAATCGGTGCAGGATTCGCTGGTCGAGATTATGCAAACGATCAAAGCGGTTTTACGCGAAACGCCGCCGGAACTTTCCGCCGATATTATGGATAAAGGCATGGTGCTGGCCGGCGGATCCAGCCTCTTGGCGAACCTCGCGGAACTGGTTACCAATTCCATCGGCGTGCCCTGCGCGGTGGCCGATAACGCGTTGCTTTGCGTGGCCAAAGGCACGGGCGCGGTTTTGGAAAATCTCGACTTCTATAAAAAGAGCATAATGACTAAAAAGTAA
- the gatC gene encoding Asp-tRNA(Asn)/Glu-tRNA(Gln) amidotransferase subunit GatC, with amino-acid sequence MLSKQETQHIAKLARLGLSEEEIVKYQKDLSDILGYIDKLKEVDIEGVAPFTHSIEVANVLRPDAKIERTKEELGKLRSQMPQTKDGYLKVRSIFETKAD; translated from the coding sequence ATGTTATCCAAACAAGAAACGCAACATATCGCCAAGCTCGCGCGGCTGGGATTGAGCGAGGAGGAGATAGTTAAATACCAAAAGGATCTTTCGGATATTTTGGGCTACATCGATAAACTGAAGGAAGTGGATATCGAGGGTGTGGCGCCGTTTACTCATTCGATCGAGGTGGCCAATGTTTTGCGTCCGGACGCGAAGATTGAAAGAACGAAAGAAGAGTTGGGAAAATTGAGGTCGCAGATGCCGCAAACAAAAGACGGTTATCTCAAGGTAAGGTCAATTTTTGAAACGAAAGCGGATTAG
- a CDS encoding type II toxin-antitoxin system HicB family antitoxin, translating to MKKVNIYQKYQGNKIPLLVEKGQDGFFVVVCPIFSGCYTQGKTIEEAMANIREAIELVLEEKENRDRLDAYARNEMRLETITL from the coding sequence ATGAAAAAGGTGAATATTTATCAAAAATATCAGGGGAATAAAATTCCTTTATTGGTGGAAAAGGGTCAAGATGGCTTTTTTGTGGTTGTTTGTCCGATTTTTTCGGGTTGTTACACCCAAGGCAAAACCATTGAAGAGGCAATGGCGAATATCCGCGAGGCGATTGAGTTGGTTTTGGAAGAGAAAGAAAATCGTGATAGATTGGATGCGTACGCGCGGAATGAAATGAGATTGGAAACGATAACTTTGTAA
- a CDS encoding His/Gly/Thr/Pro-type tRNA ligase C-terminal domain-containing protein: MRQSQLFTKTQKEVSGDETSAGTRLLSRAGFIDKTAAGVYTILPLGLRTLQKIEKIIAAAMDGLDAQRVIMPALVPKKNWETTGRWNYDLFKLKGAGGEEYGLAATLEEVVTPLAKKFAFSYKDFPFAIYQIQTKFRNELRAKSGLLRGREFLMKDLYSFHIGQKDCDEYYERVKEAYFSIFKQAGIVQDTYLTLSSGGTFSKFSHEFQTATEAGEDLIYLCDNCGIAINREIKSEYPKCPECGGEKFSEKKTIEVGNIFKLGTKFSGAFGFEATGGDGCKLPVLMCCYGIGLTRVMGTIAEICHDDAGIVWPAAVAPFAAHLIELESKDEETNRRIKETSQKICQDLQKNEIEVLYDDRAGKSAGEKFKDSDLFGIPNRIVVGAKTLEKNSVELKKRGELEIKLIGLGEIADYKF; this comes from the coding sequence ATGAGGCAGTCTCAACTTTTCACCAAAACTCAAAAAGAAGTTTCCGGGGACGAAACCAGCGCGGGTACGCGATTGTTATCGCGCGCCGGTTTTATTGATAAAACCGCGGCCGGGGTTTACACGATTCTGCCGCTTGGTTTGCGGACGCTTCAAAAGATCGAAAAGATCATTGCCGCCGCGATGGACGGGCTGGACGCCCAGCGCGTGATTATGCCCGCGCTTGTACCCAAGAAAAATTGGGAAACCACCGGCCGCTGGAATTACGACCTTTTTAAACTCAAAGGCGCCGGAGGGGAGGAATACGGGTTGGCGGCCACGCTTGAAGAAGTGGTTACCCCTTTGGCGAAGAAATTCGCTTTTTCCTATAAAGATTTCCCTTTTGCCATTTACCAGATTCAAACCAAATTCCGCAATGAATTGCGCGCCAAATCCGGATTGTTGCGCGGCCGGGAATTTTTGATGAAAGATTTATATTCTTTTCATATCGGCCAGAAAGACTGCGATGAATATTACGAACGGGTGAAGGAAGCGTATTTTTCGATCTTCAAGCAAGCGGGCATAGTTCAGGATACTTATTTGACCTTATCGAGCGGCGGAACTTTTTCCAAGTTTTCCCACGAATTCCAAACCGCCACGGAAGCGGGCGAGGATTTGATCTATCTTTGCGATAATTGCGGGATCGCGATCAATCGCGAAATAAAATCCGAATATCCGAAGTGTCCGGAATGCGGCGGCGAGAAATTCAGCGAGAAAAAAACGATTGAGGTTGGAAATATCTTCAAGTTGGGAACAAAATTCAGCGGCGCGTTCGGTTTTGAAGCGACCGGCGGCGATGGATGCAAATTGCCGGTTTTGATGTGTTGCTATGGCATTGGTTTGACGCGCGTGATGGGCACGATCGCCGAAATTTGCCATGACGACGCGGGAATCGTTTGGCCCGCGGCGGTTGCGCCATTTGCCGCGCACTTGATAGAGTTGGAATCAAAAGACGAAGAGACCAATCGCCGGATAAAAGAAACCAGCCAAAAAATTTGCCAAGATTTACAAAAAAATGAAATCGAAGTACTATACGATGACCGGGCGGGCAAATCCGCCGGGGAGAAATTCAAAGACAGCGACCTTTTTGGCATACCCAACCGGATCGTTGTTGGCGCGAAAACGCTGGAAAAAAACAGCGTTGAATTAAAAAAGCGCGGCGAATTGGAAATTAAATTGATCGGTTTGGGCGAGATCGCGGACTATAAATTTTAG
- a CDS encoding GspE/PulE family protein: protein MGGNIIQQELVKGRLASVIKLVDFMIEEAQSLQASDIHIDPQNETIRVRYRVDGALKEFHNLPIRLLPEIISRIKILSGLRTDEHQAPQDGRFRMMIGGRPLDIRVSVAPTYHGENSVLRLLSDNAEAFTLESLGFSPENAEKIRIAVRKPYGMILATGPTGSGKTTTLYTLLKALNTEQVSVITIEDPVEYAIDGIQQMQVNSRAGLAFAGGLRSILRQDPNIIMVGEIRDPETAGIAVNAALTGHLMLSTLHANDAATTLPRLLDMRIESYLIASTVNIAIGQRLARKICSNCKSTRAITSAELKSLSGVMPGEILESQREFYFGRGCAECGNTGYRGRVGIQEVLVPDGPIREAVLRKASAGEVRRIAIAEGMKTIVEDGFAKARDGITTIGEVLRMLYE from the coding sequence ATGGGGGGAAATATAATACAACAAGAACTCGTCAAAGGCCGGTTGGCTTCGGTGATCAAACTGGTGGATTTTATGATTGAAGAGGCTCAATCCTTGCAGGCTTCGGATATTCATATTGATCCGCAGAACGAAACCATTCGCGTGCGGTACCGCGTTGATGGAGCGCTTAAAGAATTTCATAATCTGCCGATTCGTTTGTTGCCCGAAATCATCAGCCGCATCAAAATTTTATCCGGTTTGCGCACGGATGAACATCAGGCGCCGCAGGATGGCCGTTTTCGGATGATGATCGGCGGCCGGCCGCTGGATATTCGCGTTTCGGTGGCGCCGACTTATCATGGCGAGAACAGCGTTTTGCGCCTGCTTTCCGACAATGCCGAAGCTTTCACGCTGGAGAGTTTGGGATTTTCTCCGGAGAACGCCGAAAAAATCAGAATCGCCGTCCGCAAACCTTATGGGATGATCCTGGCCACCGGTCCGACCGGCAGCGGCAAAACCACTACGCTTTATACTTTGTTAAAAGCTTTGAATACCGAACAAGTTTCGGTTATTACGATTGAAGACCCGGTGGAATACGCGATTGACGGTATCCAGCAGATGCAAGTGAATTCGCGCGCCGGTTTGGCGTTTGCCGGCGGTTTGCGCAGTATTTTGCGCCAAGATCCCAACATAATTATGGTGGGCGAGATCCGCGATCCGGAAACCGCGGGTATCGCCGTGAACGCCGCGCTCACCGGCCACCTGATGCTTTCGACTTTGCACGCCAACGACGCGGCCACCACTTTGCCGCGCCTTTTGGATATGCGAATAGAAAGTTATTTGATCGCGTCCACGGTCAACATTGCCATCGGCCAGCGCTTGGCGCGCAAAATTTGTTCCAATTGCAAATCAACGCGCGCCATAACTTCCGCGGAGTTAAAGAGCTTGAGCGGAGTGATGCCTGGCGAAATTCTGGAAAGCCAAAGAGAGTTTTATTTTGGCCGGGGATGCGCCGAGTGCGGCAATACCGGTTACCGCGGCCGCGTGGGAATTCAGGAAGTTTTGGTTCCCGACGGTCCCATTCGCGAAGCGGTTTTGCGGAAAGCGTCCGCCGGAGAAGTTCGGCGGATCGCGATTGCCGAGGGAATGAAAACGATCGTTGAGGACGGATTTGCCAAAGCCCGGGACGGTATTACCACAATCGGTGAAGTTTTAAGAATGCTTTATGAATAA
- a CDS encoding rod shape-determining protein — protein MKFWDKLTKLFSEDMAIDLGTANCVVYVQGRGIVMFEPSVVAVNQKTGQILAVGEEAKKMVGRTPSHITAVRPMRHGVISDFEVTEQMFRYFIEKARKRRLIFNMRPRVIVGVPVGVTEVEKKAVIDAGRSAGAREVYLIEEPMASAIGIRLPIQEAQGSFVVDLGGGTTEIAVISLGGIVLGKSLRIAGDKLCEDIMQFVQDEYKLLIGERMAENIKIGIGLAYSSDSAAGKAGSAAAKKEKPVKRDFKMRGRNLVTGLPEEIVISEDEIRRAIDKSVRQIVNEIKMAIEETPPELVSDIMANGIYLCGGGSQLRGLDELIAKETRMPVKTVEDPKTSVVRGAGMVLENLDQLREVLIETKELEPPK, from the coding sequence ATGAAATTCTGGGATAAATTAACCAAGTTATTCTCCGAAGATATGGCCATTGATCTGGGCACGGCCAATTGTGTGGTCTATGTTCAAGGAAGGGGGATTGTGATGTTTGAACCGTCGGTGGTGGCGGTCAATCAGAAAACCGGCCAGATTTTGGCAGTGGGCGAAGAAGCCAAAAAAATGGTGGGCCGCACGCCGTCGCATATTACGGCGGTCAGGCCTATGCGCCACGGAGTGATTTCGGATTTTGAAGTTACCGAACAAATGTTCCGTTATTTTATCGAGAAAGCGCGCAAACGGCGGCTGATTTTCAATATGAGGCCGCGGGTGATTGTGGGCGTGCCGGTCGGGGTGACGGAAGTGGAAAAAAAAGCCGTGATTGACGCCGGCCGTTCCGCGGGCGCGCGCGAAGTTTATTTGATTGAAGAACCAATGGCTTCGGCAATCGGCATTCGTTTGCCGATACAGGAAGCGCAGGGAAGTTTTGTGGTTGATTTGGGCGGCGGCACCACCGAGATCGCGGTAATTTCATTGGGCGGCATCGTATTGGGAAAAAGTTTGCGGATTGCCGGAGACAAGCTCTGTGAAGATATAATGCAATTCGTTCAGGACGAATATAAATTACTTATCGGCGAACGGATGGCCGAGAACATTAAAATAGGCATTGGTTTGGCCTATTCTTCGGATAGCGCCGCGGGCAAGGCCGGATCCGCGGCGGCGAAAAAAGAAAAACCCGTCAAACGCGATTTTAAAATGCGCGGCCGCAATTTGGTGACCGGTTTGCCCGAAGAAATCGTGATTTCCGAAGATGAGATCCGGCGCGCGATTGATAAATCGGTGCGCCAGATTGTCAATGAAATTAAGATGGCCATTGAAGAAACGCCGCCGGAACTGGTTTCCGACATTATGGCCAACGGCATCTATTTGTGCGGCGGCGGTAGCCAGTTGCGCGGTTTGGACGAGTTGATCGCCAAGGAAACGCGGATGCCGGTGAAAACCGTGGAAGATCCCAAAACCAGCGTCGTCCGCGGCGCGGGCATGGTGCTGGAAAACCTTGACCAGCTCCGCGAAGTCCTGATCGAAACCAAAGAATTGGAACCCCCGAAGTAA
- a CDS encoding site-2 protease family protein, whose amino-acid sequence MISTILLVFFSLIGLITLHELGHFAFARKFGVKVEEFGMFLPPRIWGKKFGETLYSINWIPAGAFVKLQGEDSAEKDDPRSFGSKPIWQRALIIAAGVISFWLVAVVIYTFVFLSGAIEQVDDSDPAADAKVQIISISADSPAQAAGLQMGDIIVGVGRKDSGERLSPVDKIGQVQEFAAERKGEEIAMEIRRAGQNLEVAITPRVDPPAGQGAMGIALIRTAQKTYTWWQAIGNGFLATWNMTIGVFDGWGQIISRLANNEGMPEGAQMVGPVGIMDMMAKQAEMGASYYLQFVAMISVYLAVFNALPIPALDGGRLMFLAVEAVRRRPVSEKIEQLLTMFFFAALMLFAIIVTVQDVRRLF is encoded by the coding sequence ATGATCTCAACCATTTTACTTGTTTTTTTCAGTTTGATCGGTTTGATTACGCTCCACGAGTTGGGGCATTTCGCGTTCGCGCGCAAATTCGGGGTTAAAGTTGAAGAATTCGGAATGTTTTTGCCGCCGCGGATCTGGGGTAAAAAATTCGGTGAAACGCTTTATTCCATCAATTGGATTCCCGCGGGCGCGTTCGTGAAATTGCAAGGCGAGGACAGCGCCGAGAAAGACGATCCGCGCAGCTTCGGCTCCAAACCGATCTGGCAGAGAGCGCTGATTATTGCCGCGGGCGTGATTTCGTTCTGGCTGGTGGCGGTGGTTATTTACACTTTTGTGTTTTTATCCGGCGCGATCGAGCAGGTTGACGACAGCGATCCGGCCGCCGATGCCAAGGTGCAGATAATTTCAATTTCCGCGGATTCGCCGGCGCAGGCCGCGGGATTGCAAATGGGCGATATTATTGTCGGGGTCGGGAGAAAAGATAGCGGAGAACGGCTCTCGCCGGTTGATAAGATCGGGCAAGTGCAGGAATTCGCCGCGGAACGCAAAGGCGAAGAGATCGCCATGGAAATCCGTCGCGCCGGCCAGAATTTGGAAGTGGCCATCACGCCGCGCGTCGATCCGCCGGCCGGACAGGGCGCCATGGGTATCGCGCTGATACGCACGGCGCAGAAAACTTACACATGGTGGCAGGCTATCGGTAACGGATTTCTGGCGACATGGAATATGACCATCGGCGTGTTTGACGGTTGGGGCCAGATAATCAGCCGTTTGGCGAACAATGAAGGAATGCCCGAAGGCGCGCAAATGGTGGGGCCGGTGGGAATAATGGATATGATGGCTAAGCAGGCTGAAATGGGCGCTAGCTACTATTTGCAATTCGTGGCGATGATCTCGGTTTATTTGGCGGTTTTCAACGCGCTGCCGATTCCCGCGCTTGACGGCGGCCGGCTGATGTTTTTGGCCGTTGAAGCGGTCAGGAGAAGACCGGTTTCGGAAAAGATTGAGCAGTTGTTAACAATGTTTTTCTTCGCGGCTTTGATGCTTTTTGCCATCATTGTCACGGTGCAGGATGTGAGGCGATTATTCTAA
- the gatA gene encoding Asp-tRNA(Asn)/Glu-tRNA(Gln) amidotransferase subunit GatA has product MESIKELTDLTINEAHEGLAAKNFSAVQLTEAHLSRAEKANEGIFAFLNIAREYALAQARIIDQKIKDGDDLPTLAGIPMAIKDNIMVDGLQCTSGSKILENYIAPYDATVIKKLKERGAVILGKTNMDEFAMGSSTETSAFGATRNPRDLERVPGGSSGGSAAAVAARQCVAALGSDTGGSIRQPACFCGVAGLKPTYGAVSRYGCAAYASSLDQIGPLAKNVEDAQTVFEAIRGADPMDGTAVDFQLDPEKKQKYRVGVPKEYFIKGIDPQVEAAIRAKLDEYQKLGNEIVEISLPHAEYALACYYIIATSEASANLAKFDGIRYGYSAQKAKNINDIYLESRGQGFGPEVRRRVMLGTYVLSAGYYDAYYVRAQKVRTLIKQDFDKAFLEVDAIVAPVSPTLPFKIGENINDPLTMYLQDIFTVSINLAGVPSLAIPCGRIGDLPAGLQIIGKHFDEPTIFEIGKSMFRHI; this is encoded by the coding sequence ATGGAATCAATAAAAGAGTTAACCGATTTAACCATCAATGAAGCCCATGAAGGATTGGCGGCGAAAAATTTTTCCGCGGTTCAACTGACCGAAGCTCATTTATCCCGGGCCGAGAAGGCCAATGAGGGGATTTTCGCATTTTTGAATATCGCGCGGGAATACGCGCTGGCGCAAGCGAGAATAATCGATCAAAAAATAAAAGATGGCGATGATTTGCCGACGCTGGCCGGAATTCCGATGGCGATCAAAGACAATATAATGGTTGACGGTTTGCAATGCACATCGGGATCGAAAATTTTGGAAAATTATATCGCGCCGTATGACGCCACGGTCATTAAGAAATTAAAAGAACGGGGCGCGGTGATTTTAGGCAAGACCAATATGGATGAGTTTGCCATGGGCAGTTCCACCGAAACTTCGGCTTTTGGCGCGACGCGCAATCCGCGCGATTTGGAACGCGTTCCCGGAGGTTCGTCGGGCGGTTCGGCGGCCGCGGTGGCGGCTCGCCAATGCGTGGCGGCGCTGGGTTCGGATACCGGCGGTTCCATCCGCCAGCCCGCGTGTTTTTGCGGCGTGGCGGGTTTGAAACCCACTTACGGCGCGGTGTCGCGTTACGGTTGCGCGGCCTACGCGTCGTCGCTTGACCAGATCGGGCCTTTGGCTAAAAATGTCGAAGACGCCCAAACGGTTTTTGAGGCGATCCGCGGCGCGGATCCGATGGATGGCACGGCGGTTGATTTTCAGTTAGATCCGGAGAAAAAACAGAAATACCGGGTGGGCGTTCCCAAGGAATATTTTATTAAAGGCATCGATCCGCAGGTTGAAGCGGCAATCCGGGCAAAATTGGACGAATATCAAAAGCTTGGCAACGAGATTGTCGAAATCAGCTTGCCGCACGCCGAATACGCCCTGGCTTGTTATTATATCATCGCGACTTCGGAAGCCAGCGCCAATTTGGCGAAATTCGATGGCATTCGCTATGGCTATTCGGCGCAAAAAGCGAAAAACATCAACGATATTTATCTGGAGAGCCGCGGACAGGGGTTCGGGCCGGAAGTGCGCCGCCGCGTAATGCTGGGAACCTATGTTCTATCGGCGGGTTATTACGATGCTTACTATGTGCGCGCGCAAAAAGTAAGGACGCTCATCAAACAAGATTTCGACAAAGCGTTTTTGGAGGTTGACGCGATCGTGGCGCCGGTATCGCCCACATTGCCGTTTAAAATCGGTGAAAACATTAACGATCCGCTGACAATGTATTTGCAGGATATCTTCACTGTTTCGATAAATTTGGCCGGGGTGCCTTCGCTGGCGATTCCGTGCGGCCGGATCGGCGATTTACCGGCGGGCTTGCAGATCATCGGCAAACACTTTGACGAGCCGACAATCTTTGAAATAGGCAAATCAATGTTCCGGCATATATGA
- a CDS encoding type II secretion system F family protein encodes MNKSFMTICSQTSFMNKSFMTICSQASFMNSKFKNFFEEEIAVPVLIFSRKIFTGFRVLKTAIKKWRAAIFFGIGTDKSGTLESGAVSRIEFFRFKPRMAGNEQIVFIRRLAIMAKAGVSIVVALDILKKQAVSEESKKIIGHLRECVEKGQPLARAMEKYRNVFGNFGINIVLVGETSGTLAQNLDYLAAELNKKQELRRAIIAALIYPAFIAAATIAIVIMLIVYVFPKILPIFSSFKAELPWTTKMIVAVSGAVQAYWPYYLAGIFFFAGICVLLLRKEAPRRAADRMILRVPLLGKMFRGYFIANFTRTFSLLLKSEIGIVQALKIVGDTAGNLAYKEAFKKIAEGVVGGGSAAENMEKDKLLFPPLVSQMVGVGEMTGNLGSSLMYLSEMYEDEMNNSTKNLASSIEPALMIFMGVLVGFIAISIISPIYGITQSLH; translated from the coding sequence ATGAATAAATCGTTTATGACGATTTGTTCACAAACTTCGTTTATGAATAAATCGTTTATGACGATTTGTTCACAAGCTTCGTTTATGAATAGTAAATTCAAAAATTTTTTCGAAGAAGAAATCGCCGTTCCGGTTCTGATTTTTTCGCGCAAGATTTTTACGGGATTCCGTGTTTTGAAAACAGCTATTAAGAAATGGCGCGCCGCGATCTTTTTCGGCATTGGAACCGATAAATCCGGGACGCTCGAATCCGGCGCCGTTTCCCGGATTGAATTTTTTCGTTTCAAGCCGAGAATGGCCGGAAACGAGCAGATCGTTTTCATCCGGCGGCTGGCGATTATGGCCAAGGCGGGTGTTTCAATCGTTGTCGCGCTGGATATTCTTAAAAAACAGGCGGTTTCCGAGGAATCAAAAAAAATCATCGGCCATTTGCGCGAGTGCGTGGAAAAGGGACAGCCGCTGGCAAGAGCGATGGAAAAATACAGAAATGTTTTCGGGAACTTTGGCATCAACATCGTGCTGGTGGGAGAAACAAGCGGCACATTGGCGCAAAATCTTGATTATCTTGCCGCCGAGCTCAATAAGAAACAGGAACTGCGCCGCGCCATCATCGCCGCGTTAATCTATCCGGCCTTTATCGCGGCGGCGACAATCGCTATCGTGATTATGCTGATTGTTTATGTTTTTCCTAAAATCCTGCCCATATTTTCCAGCTTCAAAGCCGAGCTTCCTTGGACGACCAAGATGATTGTTGCCGTATCCGGCGCCGTCCAAGCTTATTGGCCGTATTATCTGGCCGGGATTTTTTTCTTCGCGGGGATATGCGTTTTATTGTTGCGCAAGGAAGCGCCGCGCCGCGCCGCCGATCGGATGATCTTGCGCGTCCCTTTGTTGGGAAAGATGTTCCGCGGTTATTTTATCGCCAATTTCACCCGCACTTTCAGCCTGCTTTTGAAAAGCGAAATCGGTATCGTCCAAGCGTTGAAGATTGTAGGCGATACCGCGGGAAACTTGGCTTACAAGGAAGCGTTTAAGAAGATTGCCGAGGGTGTCGTTGGCGGCGGTTCGGCGGCCGAAAATATGGAAAAGGATAAATTGCTTTTCCCGCCGCTTGTGTCGCAGATGGTGGGAGTGGGCGAGATGACCGGCAATTTGGGATCGAGCTTGATGTATTTGTCGGAAATGTATGAAGATGAAATGAACAATTCCACCAAAAATCTCGCTTCGAGCATTGAGCCGGCGCTGATGATTTTTATGGGCGTGTTGGTCGGTTTCATCGCGATTTCGATAATTTCTCCGATTTATGGAATCACCCAAAGTTTGCATTAG